From one Acidobacteriota bacterium genomic stretch:
- a CDS encoding response regulator, with product MNAIPVLNHASRLRSILVVEDNDMDLDFCLQAFIEHAVANPILVCRDGEEALGFIDEHPTPEDPQLPLLVLLDLRLPKVDGIDVLRYARQHPVWKQVPFVVLTTSRENADIGAAYELGVNSYIVKPVDFAAFAEVVKHINVYWILTNEPPFPGPNHER from the coding sequence ATGAACGCCATCCCCGTCCTCAACCACGCGTCACGCTTGCGCTCCATCCTCGTCGTCGAGGACAACGACATGGACCTCGATTTCTGCCTGCAGGCCTTCATCGAGCACGCCGTTGCCAATCCCATCCTCGTGTGCCGCGATGGCGAGGAAGCGCTGGGGTTCATCGACGAGCACCCGACCCCCGAGGATCCGCAGTTGCCTCTGTTGGTGCTGCTCGACCTGCGCCTGCCGAAGGTGGACGGCATCGATGTGCTGCGCTACGCGAGGCAGCATCCCGTGTGGAAGCAGGTGCCGTTTGTGGTGCTCACGACCTCGCGCGAAAACGCCGACATCGGCGCAGCCTACGAATTGGGCGTGAACTCGTACATCGTGAAGCCGGTGGACTTCGCCGCGTTCGCCGAGGTGGTGAAGCACATCAATGTGTACTGGATTCTCACGAACGAACCACCTTTCCCCGGCCCGAACCACGAGAGGTAG
- a CDS encoding PAS domain S-box protein — MRATTEGALLEAICRIVVDDGGYRFAWVGLVEDDEAKTVRPVTQCGFEAGYLESVNITWADTERGRGPTGTAIRTGQHVIARNIPTDPSFGPWRVAALQHGYGSSIALPLKTGDRVIGALSIYAAESDAFNAKEVSLLTALADDVAYGITALRTRAEWERTEEALRHRGAQLAAAEVVARMGSWEYDVATDTAAWSDNMFAIFDVDPTRPDELVFKTFVENLVHPDDRTRIVESLRAAMAGGPPYDLEYRIRRRDGTERVIDARAEIEWAAAGEPRRLIGIVQDITERKMAEEAVKRSEALYHDLVETSQDLIWQCDADGRYTYLNSAWEQTFGYKIEEMLGKRFTDFQTPEYAEQDLKEFARLLKGNTVQGLETVHIGKDGRKIDLIFNAKFLVDELGNAAGTRGTAYDITARKVAEEALRRSEEVLRLFVEHSPAAIAMFDREMKYIAASRRYLIDYDLREQNLAGRSHYDVFPEVPDRWKDIHRRCLAGAIEKADEDPFPRADGRLDWVRWEIRPWNESDGGIGGVILFSEVITERKQAEEEVRRLNVELEQRVLDRTAQLAAKNEELKGFAYTVSHDLKAPLRGIAGYAQELERRHKEGLGERAQFCITQVITASRTLDTLIEDLLTYSRLESETPTASQVNLADLVQSILRDRSLALIELGVAVSVNIPPLTLHAWERGLHQVLTNLIDNAVKYSRQSKPPRLTVTAEALPGAVRVIVADNGIGFDMKYHDRIFGLFNRLVRAEQFEGTGAGLAIVKKLVEKLGGTVRAESAPGQGATFFVELPHQPTTDITP; from the coding sequence GTGCGTGCGACCACCGAGGGCGCGTTGCTGGAAGCTATCTGTCGCATCGTGGTTGACGACGGCGGCTATCGTTTTGCGTGGGTGGGTCTGGTCGAAGACGACGAGGCGAAGACCGTGAGACCGGTCACGCAATGCGGTTTTGAAGCGGGCTATCTGGAGTCGGTGAATATCACCTGGGCCGACACCGAGCGCGGGCGCGGCCCGACCGGGACGGCCATCCGCACAGGGCAGCACGTCATTGCCCGCAACATTCCGACCGATCCGTCGTTCGGCCCGTGGCGGGTGGCGGCCCTCCAACACGGCTATGGCTCGTCGATCGCCCTGCCGTTGAAGACCGGCGACCGCGTCATCGGCGCGCTGAGCATCTACGCCGCCGAATCCGATGCGTTCAACGCCAAAGAAGTCAGCCTGCTCACGGCGTTGGCCGACGACGTGGCCTACGGCATCACGGCGCTCCGCACGCGAGCCGAGTGGGAGCGAACCGAGGAGGCGCTGCGCCACCGCGGAGCCCAACTCGCTGCTGCCGAGGTCGTGGCCCGGATGGGAAGCTGGGAATACGACGTGGCGACCGACACCGCGGCGTGGTCCGACAACATGTTCGCGATCTTCGACGTGGACCCGACCAGACCAGACGAACTGGTGTTCAAGACGTTTGTCGAGAACCTGGTCCATCCCGACGACCGGACCCGCATCGTGGAGAGCCTGAGAGCCGCAATGGCCGGCGGCCCGCCTTACGACTTGGAGTACCGCATCCGCCGGCGCGACGGCACCGAACGCGTCATCGACGCCCGCGCTGAGATCGAATGGGCCGCGGCTGGCGAGCCGCGACGCCTGATCGGTATTGTGCAGGACATCACCGAACGCAAGATGGCTGAGGAGGCGGTGAAGAGATCCGAGGCCCTGTACCACGACCTGGTGGAGACCTCGCAGGACCTGATCTGGCAGTGCGATGCTGATGGGCGCTACACCTACCTTAACTCGGCTTGGGAGCAGACATTCGGCTACAAGATCGAGGAGATGTTGGGAAAGAGGTTCACGGACTTTCAGACCCCAGAGTATGCAGAACAAGACCTGAAAGAGTTTGCGCGACTTCTGAAAGGCAATACCGTCCAGGGACTGGAAACGGTCCACATCGGCAAGGACGGTCGAAAGATCGACCTGATCTTTAATGCAAAATTCTTGGTTGACGAACTGGGGAACGCGGCGGGCACCCGCGGCACGGCTTACGACATCACGGCGCGCAAGGTTGCGGAGGAGGCCCTGCGCAGAAGTGAAGAGGTGCTCCGACTGTTCGTCGAGCACAGTCCGGCGGCAATCGCCATGTTCGATCGCGAGATGAAGTACATCGCGGCAAGTCGCCGCTATCTCATCGACTATGACCTGCGTGAACAGAACCTTGCTGGTCGTTCTCACTATGACGTGTTTCCGGAGGTTCCAGATCGTTGGAAGGACATTCACCGGCGCTGTCTGGCTGGTGCGATTGAAAAGGCCGACGAAGATCCGTTTCCGCGTGCCGATGGAAGGCTTGACTGGGTGCGCTGGGAAATTCGTCCCTGGAACGAGTCTGACGGCGGGATTGGGGGCGTCATCCTGTTCTCGGAAGTAATCACCGAGCGCAAGCAGGCGGAAGAAGAGGTCCGCCGGCTCAACGTCGAACTGGAACAACGCGTGCTCGATCGCACGGCGCAACTGGCGGCCAAGAACGAGGAGCTCAAGGGTTTCGCTTACACCGTCTCTCACGACCTGAAGGCGCCATTGCGCGGCATTGCCGGCTACGCGCAGGAGCTCGAACGCCGCCACAAAGAGGGTCTTGGCGAGCGCGCGCAGTTCTGCATCACGCAAGTGATCACGGCGTCGCGAACTCTCGACACGCTCATCGAGGACCTGCTCACGTATTCGCGCCTCGAGAGCGAGACGCCGACCGCCTCACAGGTGAACCTCGCCGATCTCGTGCAGAGCATCCTGCGCGACCGCAGCCTCGCGCTCATCGAGCTCGGCGTCGCCGTCAGCGTCAACATCCCGCCGCTCACGCTCCATGCCTGGGAACGCGGCCTCCACCAGGTGCTGACCAATCTGATCGACAACGCCGTCAAGTACAGCCGCCAGTCGAAGCCACCGCGCCTGACCGTCACCGCCGAAGCCCTGCCAGGGGCCGTCCGCGTGATCGTTGCCGACAACGGCATCGGCTTCGACATGAAGTACCATGACCGCATCTTTGGTCTGTTCAACCGGCTCGTGCGCGCGGAACAGTTCGAGGGCACCGGCGCCGGCCTGGCCATCGTCAAGAAGCTCGTCGAGAAGCTCGGCGGCACCGTCCGCGCCGAATCGGCCCCAGGGCAGGGGGCGACCTTCTTCGTCGAACTGCCACATCAGCCCACGACGGACATCACGCCATGA